From Mya arenaria isolate MELC-2E11 chromosome 12, ASM2691426v1, the proteins below share one genomic window:
- the LOC128210474 gene encoding acanthoscurrin-2-like translates to MPDDGGIYGGYGGDGLGGFYGGGGYGGGGIGGGYGGDGYDGGVLGGLYGGYGGSGIGGGGYGGVGIGEGFGGGGYGGGGNGGLYGGYSGGGLGGLYGGYGGGGIGGGGYGGGGLGGLYGGYGGGGYGGGGIGGGYGGGGYSGGYGGGGYGKYGRRFGGLGH, encoded by the exons ATGCCTGATGATG GTGGCATTTATGGTGGATACGGAGGCGATGGACTAGGTGGCTTTTATGGTGGCGGTGGATACGGTGGCGGTGGAATCGGTGGAGGATACGGTGGCGATGGATACGATGGCGGTGTACTAGGTGGCCTTTATGGTGGGTACGGTGGCAGTGGAATCGGCGGCGGTGGATACGGTGGCGTTGGAATCGGTGAAGGATTCGGTGGCGGTGGATACGGTGGCGGTGGAAACGGTGGCCTTTATGGTGGATACAGTGGCGGTGGACTAGGTGGCCTTTATGGTGGATACGGTGGCGGTGGAATCGGTGGCGGTGGTTACGGTGGCGGTGGACTAGGTGGCCTTTATGGTGGATACGGTGGCGGTGGATACGGTGGCGGTGGGATCGGTGGAGGATACGGTGGTGGTGGATATAGTGGAGGATACGGTGGCGGTGGATACGGTAAATACGGTCGCCGTTTTGGTGGACTCGGTCACTAA